From a single Natronorubrum tibetense GA33 genomic region:
- a CDS encoding alpha/beta fold hydrolase: MNILVFGAGPLGSLKAARLHEAGHDVHLLARGQRLVDLKEHGIVIHEEGTDGEEVAHVPVVESFEPDDDYDLVLIVMGEHQAVQILDTLAENDHVPTFLFMGNNVNGSDEIVQALGKERVMLGFPYPGGKREGHVMRVLPIDEDEKYTIPIGEVDGTVRPRTRQVAAVLEDMRGYDVKIRTDMDEWLKYHVALLMSGLVPALYAADTSMKRLGETRDLLVLSVRATKEALRGLRNAGYAPSPPVVRVFEYVPEPICVWIIGWLMRNEYAKISVEGHARDGRDEMRYLFDGFRSILDETDVETEAIDQLAPYYDPETAPYPEGKRKLSLQWGGLVAPAIGVGALALALRSLRSRASADSAAEREFRGVYYEVSGPEDATAVVFTHGFALDRETWREQTATLSESYRVLSWDLPGCGDAAAVSDPVRFEAAARKLLGILDEEGIDQAVLVGQSMGSLLSQYIAYHHPDRVQALVHVGGFPLHKGFSERTIKVMGLHVRALKRMPEQLLYDVFGRFVAHTPDAQAYARRASACTGKENMVSLERSLLEDMDEGIPELTELPQLVVVGEHEYLLLRKKATEWNDRLPNSGYKAVPDAGHIANHDNPTAFTEILSSFLESLD, translated from the coding sequence ATGAATATCCTCGTCTTCGGCGCAGGTCCGCTGGGCAGTCTGAAGGCAGCACGACTCCACGAGGCAGGGCACGACGTTCATCTCCTCGCCAGGGGGCAACGGTTAGTGGACCTGAAAGAGCACGGAATCGTTATTCACGAAGAGGGGACCGATGGGGAGGAAGTCGCTCACGTTCCCGTGGTAGAGTCGTTCGAACCCGACGACGACTACGATCTCGTTCTGATTGTCATGGGGGAGCACCAAGCCGTACAGATTCTGGATACGTTGGCAGAAAACGACCACGTCCCGACGTTTCTCTTCATGGGGAACAACGTCAACGGGTCTGACGAAATAGTTCAGGCGCTCGGCAAAGAGCGCGTGATGCTGGGGTTTCCGTACCCTGGCGGGAAACGAGAGGGCCACGTCATGCGCGTGCTCCCGATCGACGAGGACGAGAAATACACAATCCCGATCGGCGAGGTCGATGGAACGGTTCGACCCAGAACTCGACAGGTAGCCGCCGTGCTCGAGGACATGCGCGGGTACGACGTCAAAATCCGGACGGACATGGACGAGTGGTTGAAATACCACGTCGCGTTGCTCATGTCCGGGCTCGTGCCCGCGCTGTACGCCGCTGATACAAGTATGAAACGGCTTGGCGAGACCAGAGACCTGCTGGTGCTGTCGGTTCGTGCGACGAAGGAGGCGCTGCGAGGATTACGTAACGCAGGGTATGCACCCAGTCCGCCGGTCGTCAGAGTCTTCGAGTACGTGCCGGAACCGATCTGCGTTTGGATTATCGGATGGCTCATGCGAAACGAGTACGCGAAGATTTCGGTCGAAGGGCACGCCCGAGATGGCCGAGACGAAATGCGATATCTGTTCGACGGATTCCGTTCGATACTAGACGAAACGGATGTGGAAACGGAAGCCATCGACCAGCTGGCTCCGTATTACGATCCAGAGACAGCGCCGTATCCCGAAGGCAAACGAAAGCTATCCTTGCAGTGGGGCGGGCTCGTTGCCCCCGCAATCGGAGTTGGAGCACTCGCGCTCGCACTTCGAAGTTTGCGCTCGAGAGCGAGCGCCGATTCCGCGGCCGAACGCGAATTTCGTGGCGTCTATTACGAGGTGAGCGGCCCCGAAGACGCGACCGCGGTGGTGTTCACACACGGATTCGCCCTCGACCGCGAGACGTGGCGGGAGCAGACCGCGACGCTGTCGGAGTCGTATCGGGTTCTCTCGTGGGATCTCCCCGGATGTGGCGACGCAGCCGCAGTGAGCGATCCAGTGAGATTTGAGGCCGCAGCACGGAAATTGCTCGGTATACTGGACGAAGAAGGAATCGACCAGGCCGTCCTGGTCGGCCAGTCGATGGGAAGCCTGTTGAGCCAATACATTGCGTACCACCACCCCGACCGGGTTCAAGCACTCGTTCACGTCGGAGGCTTCCCGTTGCACAAGGGGTTCTCTGAACGCACGATCAAAGTGATGGGGTTGCACGTGAGGGCGCTGAAGCGTATGCCCGAACAACTGCTGTACGACGTATTTGGACGGTTTGTCGCTCACACACCCGACGCTCAAGCGTACGCGAGACGGGCGAGTGCATGCACCGGGAAAGAGAATATGGTCTCCCTCGAACGGAGTCTCCTCGAAGACATGGACGAAGGAATCCCCGAACTAACTGAGCTCCCTCAATTAGTCGTCGTTGGAGAACACGAGTACTTGCTACTCCGGAAGAAAGCGACGGAGTGGAACGACCGACTCCCCAACAGCGGGTACAAGGCGGTGCCAGATGCAGGACACATAGCGAACCACGATAACCCGACGGCGTTCACCGAGATTCTGTCCTCGTTTCTGGAGTCACTGGACTGA
- a CDS encoding YgaP family membrane protein gives MERNVGGTDRTIRIAVGLVLVAAMMVTVAFGESLGDPTQGIIAAALLLVAFVLLATVGAEKCPANRVLGRNTYDEHESER, from the coding sequence ATGGAGAGAAACGTTGGCGGAACGGACCGAACGATCCGAATCGCTGTCGGACTCGTCTTGGTTGCAGCGATGATGGTGACGGTCGCCTTCGGGGAATCACTCGGTGATCCCACACAGGGAATCATCGCAGCAGCCTTGCTACTCGTCGCCTTCGTACTGTTGGCCACGGTCGGGGCAGAGAAGTGTCCGGCGAATCGTGTATTGGGTCGGAACACGTACGACGAGCATGAGTCCGAACGCTGA